One region of Esox lucius isolate fEsoLuc1 chromosome 17, fEsoLuc1.pri, whole genome shotgun sequence genomic DNA includes:
- the pfdn5 gene encoding prefoldin subunit 5: protein MAVNLTELSLPQLEGLKTQLEQETEFLTSSIGQLKVVQTKYVEAKDSLSVLNKNNAGKELLVPLTSSMYVPGTLNDVEHVLVDVGTGYYVEKNVNDTKEFFKRKIDFLTKQMEKIQPALQEKHGMKQAVIEVMNIKIQQLQSQQASQSGTTKA, encoded by the exons ATGGCGGTGAATCTTACAGAgctttctctccctcagttgGAGGGATTGAAGACTCAACTTGAGCAG GAGACCGAGTTTTTGACATCGTCCATAGGTCAGCTCAAAGTTGTCCAGACGAAATATGTAGAAGCAAAGGACAGTTTGAGTGTCctcaacaaaaacaatgcag GAAAAGAACTGCTGGTTCCCCTCACAAGCTCT ATGTACGTTCCTGGAACACTTAATGATGTGGAACATGTCTTAGTGGATGTTGGGACAGGATACTACGTTGAAAAG AATGTCAATGATACCAAGGAGTTTTTCAAGCGCAAAATAGATTTCCTCACTAAACAAATGGAGAAGATTCAGCCTGCTCTGCAGGAGAAACATGGCATGAAACAAG CTGTGATTGAAGTGATGAATATTAAGATCCAGCAACTTCAGAGTCAACAGGCCTCACAGTCAGGGACAACGAAAGCCTAA